Proteins from one Gossypium raimondii isolate GPD5lz chromosome 8, ASM2569854v1, whole genome shotgun sequence genomic window:
- the LOC105791782 gene encoding ADP,ATP carrier protein 1, mitochondrial gives MDQAQHPTVMQKLAGQLTRFSNSQDFQGYDGSFRMPALYQRNVAYQNCSNAALQYPIVRACGVTSDMPMVPSTASAICIQAPAEKGFTGFAVDFLMGGVSAAVSKTAAAPIERVKLLIQNQDEMIKSGRLSEPYKGIGDCFKRTIKDEGFASLWRGNTANVIRYFPTQALNFAFKDYFKRLFNFKKDRDGYWKWFAGNLASGGAAGASSLLFVYSLDYARTRLANDAKAAKKGGERQFNGLVDVYRKTLKSDGIAGLYRGFNISCVGIIVYRGLYFGMYDSLKPVVLTGKMQDSFFASFALGWLITNGAGLASYPIDTVRRRMMMTSGEAVKYKSSLDAFSQILKNEGAKSLFKGAGANILRAIAGAGVLAGYDKLQLIVFGKKYGSGGA, from the exons ATGGATCAGGCTCAACACCCAACTGTCATGCAGAAGTTAGCAGGGCAGCTCACTCGTTTTAGCAATTCCCAAGATTTTCAAGGGTATGATGGGTCTTTCCGTATGCCTGCTCTCTACCAAAGAAATGTTGCATATCAAAATTGCTCCAATGCTGCACTGCAGTACCCTATTGTCCGAGCTTGTGGAGTTACCAGTGACATGCCTATGGTTCCATCAACAGCATCTGCTatttgtattcaagctcctgcAGAGAAAGGGTTTACCGGCTTTGCTGTTGATTTCCTTATGGGTGGAGTTTCTGCTGCTGTATCTAAGACAGCTGCTGCTCCAATTGAGCGTGTTAAGCTTTTGATTCAGAACCAGGATGAAATGATTAAAAGTGGTAGGCTCTCTGAACCCTACAAGGGTATTGGTGATTGTTTCAAGCGAACGATTAAGGATGAAGGATTTGCCTCTTTGTGGAGAGGAAACACCGCAAACGTTATTCGTTATTTCCCCACTCAG GCCTTGAACTTTGCTTTCAAGGACTACTTCAAGAGGCTTTTCAACTTCAAGAAAGACAGAGATGGTTACTGGAAATGGTTTGCTGGTAACTTGGCATCTGGAGGAGCTGCTGGTGCTTCTTCCCTTCTGTTTGTCTACTCCTTGGACTATGCGCGAACCCGTCTTGCCAATGATGCAAAGGCTGCAAAGAAGGGAGGAGAGAGGCAATTCAATGGCCTTGTTGATGTCTACAGGAAGACTTTAAAATCTGATGGTATTGCTGGGCTTTACCGTGGTTTCAATATCTCATGTGTTGGAATCATTGTTTACCGTGGTCTATACTTTGGAATGTACGACTCCCTGAAGCCAGTGGTTTTGACAGGAAAGATGCAG GATAGTTTCTTTGCTAGCTTTGCCCTTGGTTGGCTCATCACGAATGGTGCTGGCCTTGCATCCTACCCGATTGACACCGTTCGTAGAAGAATGATGATGACCTCTGGTGAAGCAGTGAAGTACAAGAGCTCACTTGATGCATTCTCTCAGATCTTGAAAAATGAGGGTGCCAAGTCTCTATTTAAGGGTGCTGGAGCTAACATTCTTCGTGCTATTGCCGGTGCTGGTGTGCTTGCTGGATATGACAAGTTGCAGCTCATTGTGTTCGGAAAGAAATATGGATCGGGTGGTGCTTAA
- the LOC128042893 gene encoding protein BLISTER-like isoform X2, producing the protein MIPCYSVESAELESFKMEYANARLECNAADERANILASEVIGLEEKASEHLWLNLMVQQSHLIHSLSSLLLNKCS; encoded by the exons ATGATTCCTTGCTATTCTGTAGAATCG GCAGAGCTCGAGTCTTTTAAAATGGAATATGCAAATGCACGACTGGAATGTAATGCAGCTGATGAACGTGCTAATATATTGGCTTCTGAAGTCATTGGTTTGGAAGAGAAG GCCTCTGAGCACTTATGGCTGAATTTAATGGTGCAGCAGTCCCATCTGATTCACTCTCTTAGTAGCTTGTTATTGAACAAATGCAG ttaa
- the LOC128042893 gene encoding uncharacterized protein LOC128042893 isoform X1, which produces MIPCYSVESAELESFKMEYANARLECNAADERANILASEVIGLEEKASEHLWLNLMVQQSHLIHSLSSLLLNKCRYCSIAIS; this is translated from the exons ATGATTCCTTGCTATTCTGTAGAATCG GCAGAGCTCGAGTCTTTTAAAATGGAATATGCAAATGCACGACTGGAATGTAATGCAGCTGATGAACGTGCTAATATATTGGCTTCTGAAGTCATTGGTTTGGAAGAGAAG GCCTCTGAGCACTTATGGCTGAATTTAATGGTGCAGCAGTCCCATCTGATTCACTCTCTTAGTAGCTTGTTATTGAACAAATGCAGGTATTGTAGCATAGCAATTTCTTGA